In the Anguilla anguilla isolate fAngAng1 chromosome 7, fAngAng1.pri, whole genome shotgun sequence genome, one interval contains:
- the LOC118231737 gene encoding uncharacterized protein LOC118231737 isoform X1 has translation MSVSLTVGSIQQSKHEYPNGHYHSAAGYGMESLFPPISPVQSPHRSSAPLHEAKMRPGKLPIIPGAQLTLSRSKLGEMLYKPPTDFLNKDPVPNMKPDYNSLHDPHLRDYYHRRDLNDRLKKGNFITADNEVICSLKEYNTYEEYLERLKAVADKTYHDKQSGKLRKLIELQDKGLIPEKLSLVEMEAFLEKDSPSQPQRRAKVEEDCGQSKECLYRALDMEKIKEEDRARLVMFEKQYRHEHKREKYLKEAQEQRDRKKQASMEKICAKKQEKIMMGSEVVMVMLPEDLKPRERQCRNPAKPCMKHLEPLPDTASSSGHDPCRADQASMDKPCTQKQKVVVESEMGNEVQLEDAKPREHQRLLPARPRMKHPDPHTDTSSSHGHKACKVDQKQASVLRESAIQQKKSQGKIVLTEESKRREECVNDPERSDEKVLEPPQQDYQHQHRSTLPDNQCTELPALQSSLAKIYGHKGIRMDQKQGKKKQKSGML, from the exons ATGTCTGTCAGTTTAACAGTGGGCTCCATTCAACAAAGCAAGCATGAATACC CGAATGGTCACTACCATTCTGCTGCGGGATACGGGATGGAATCGTTATTCCCTCCCATAAGCCCGGTGCAGTCACCGCACAGGTCTTCAGCCCCGCTTCACGAGGCTAAGATGCGTCCTGGGAAGCTTCCAATAATTCCAGGGGCTCAGCTGACGTTGTCGAGGTCAAAACTTGGCGAGATG CTGTACAAGCCTCCCACTGACTTCCTCAACAAAGATCCAGTACCGAATATGAAGCCCGACTACAACAGCCTGCATGACCCACACCTCCGCGATTACTATCACAGGAGGGACCTGAATGACAGGCTGAAGAAGGGCAACTTCATTACAGCAGACAACGAg GTGATATGCTCTTTGAAGGAGTACAATACTTATGAGGAGTACCTTGAACGCCTCAAGGCCGTTGCAGACAAAACTTACCATGATAAACAG AGTGGCAAGCTGAGAAAATTAATTGAGCTTCAGGACAAGGGCCTCATCCCAGAGAAATTAAGCCTTGTTGAAATGGAGGCTTTTCTGGAAAAAGATTCTCCAAGCCAGCCCCAGAGACGGGCTAAGGTAGAGGAGGACTGTGGGCAAAGCAAGGAGTGTCTCTACAGAGCACTG GACATGGAGAAGATCAAGGAGGAGGATCGTGCGAGACTGGTGATGTTTGAGAAGCAGTACCGGCATGAACATAAGAGGGAGAAGTACCTGAAAGAGGCCCAAGAGCAGAGGGACAGGAAG AAACAAGCTTCAATGGAGAAGATATGTGCCAAGAAACAGGAGAAAATCATGATGGGTTCTgaggtggtgatggtgatgctCCCTGAAGATCTTAAGCCAAGAGAACGTCAATGCCGAAACCCAGCGAAACCATGCATGAAGCACCTAGAGCCACTCCCTGACACAGCAAGCTCATCTGGACACGACCCATGCAGAGCTGATCAG GCTTCAATGGACAAGCCATGCACCCAGAAGCAGAAAGTTGTGGTGGAATCTGAGATGGGGAATGAGGTGCAGCTTGAGGATGCCAAGCCAAGGGAACACCAGCGACTACTGCCAGCGAGACCACGCATGAAGCACCCTGATCCACACACTGACACCTCAAGCTCACATGGACACAAGGCGTGTAAGGTGGACCAG AAACAAGCTTCAGTGCTGCGAGAATCTGCCATCCAGCAGAAAAAGTCCCAGGGGAAGATAGTACTTACTGAGGAATCCAAGAGAAGGGAGGAGTGTGTTAATGATCCTGAGCGCTCGGATGAGAAAGTTCTGGAACCACCACAGCAGGACTACCAGCACCAGCACCGGAGTACCCTGCCAGACAATCAATGCACCGAGCTTCCTGCTTTGCAATCTAGTCTCGCAAAAATATATGGACACAAGGGAATTAGAATGGATCAG AAACAAGgtaaaaagaagcaaaaaagtGGGATGCTTTAG
- the LOC118231737 gene encoding uncharacterized protein LOC118231737 isoform X2, translating to MNTVRANGHYHSAAGYGMESLFPPISPVQSPHRSSAPLHEAKMRPGKLPIIPGAQLTLSRSKLGEMLYKPPTDFLNKDPVPNMKPDYNSLHDPHLRDYYHRRDLNDRLKKGNFITADNEVICSLKEYNTYEEYLERLKAVADKTYHDKQSGKLRKLIELQDKGLIPEKLSLVEMEAFLEKDSPSQPQRRAKVEEDCGQSKECLYRALDMEKIKEEDRARLVMFEKQYRHEHKREKYLKEAQEQRDRKKQASMEKICAKKQEKIMMGSEVVMVMLPEDLKPRERQCRNPAKPCMKHLEPLPDTASSSGHDPCRADQASMDKPCTQKQKVVVESEMGNEVQLEDAKPREHQRLLPARPRMKHPDPHTDTSSSHGHKACKVDQKQASVLRESAIQQKKSQGKIVLTEESKRREECVNDPERSDEKVLEPPQQDYQHQHRSTLPDNQCTELPALQSSLAKIYGHKGIRMDQKQGKKKQKSGML from the exons ATGAATACCGTAAGAG CGAATGGTCACTACCATTCTGCTGCGGGATACGGGATGGAATCGTTATTCCCTCCCATAAGCCCGGTGCAGTCACCGCACAGGTCTTCAGCCCCGCTTCACGAGGCTAAGATGCGTCCTGGGAAGCTTCCAATAATTCCAGGGGCTCAGCTGACGTTGTCGAGGTCAAAACTTGGCGAGATG CTGTACAAGCCTCCCACTGACTTCCTCAACAAAGATCCAGTACCGAATATGAAGCCCGACTACAACAGCCTGCATGACCCACACCTCCGCGATTACTATCACAGGAGGGACCTGAATGACAGGCTGAAGAAGGGCAACTTCATTACAGCAGACAACGAg GTGATATGCTCTTTGAAGGAGTACAATACTTATGAGGAGTACCTTGAACGCCTCAAGGCCGTTGCAGACAAAACTTACCATGATAAACAG AGTGGCAAGCTGAGAAAATTAATTGAGCTTCAGGACAAGGGCCTCATCCCAGAGAAATTAAGCCTTGTTGAAATGGAGGCTTTTCTGGAAAAAGATTCTCCAAGCCAGCCCCAGAGACGGGCTAAGGTAGAGGAGGACTGTGGGCAAAGCAAGGAGTGTCTCTACAGAGCACTG GACATGGAGAAGATCAAGGAGGAGGATCGTGCGAGACTGGTGATGTTTGAGAAGCAGTACCGGCATGAACATAAGAGGGAGAAGTACCTGAAAGAGGCCCAAGAGCAGAGGGACAGGAAG AAACAAGCTTCAATGGAGAAGATATGTGCCAAGAAACAGGAGAAAATCATGATGGGTTCTgaggtggtgatggtgatgctCCCTGAAGATCTTAAGCCAAGAGAACGTCAATGCCGAAACCCAGCGAAACCATGCATGAAGCACCTAGAGCCACTCCCTGACACAGCAAGCTCATCTGGACACGACCCATGCAGAGCTGATCAG GCTTCAATGGACAAGCCATGCACCCAGAAGCAGAAAGTTGTGGTGGAATCTGAGATGGGGAATGAGGTGCAGCTTGAGGATGCCAAGCCAAGGGAACACCAGCGACTACTGCCAGCGAGACCACGCATGAAGCACCCTGATCCACACACTGACACCTCAAGCTCACATGGACACAAGGCGTGTAAGGTGGACCAG AAACAAGCTTCAGTGCTGCGAGAATCTGCCATCCAGCAGAAAAAGTCCCAGGGGAAGATAGTACTTACTGAGGAATCCAAGAGAAGGGAGGAGTGTGTTAATGATCCTGAGCGCTCGGATGAGAAAGTTCTGGAACCACCACAGCAGGACTACCAGCACCAGCACCGGAGTACCCTGCCAGACAATCAATGCACCGAGCTTCCTGCTTTGCAATCTAGTCTCGCAAAAATATATGGACACAAGGGAATTAGAATGGATCAG AAACAAGgtaaaaagaagcaaaaaagtGGGATGCTTTAG
- the LOC118231737 gene encoding uncharacterized protein LOC118231737 isoform X4, with amino-acid sequence MKPDYNSLHDPHLRDYYHRRDLNDRLKKGNFITADNEVICSLKEYNTYEEYLERLKAVADKTYHDKQSGKLRKLIELQDKGLIPEKLSLVEMEAFLEKDSPSQPQRRAKVEEDCGQSKECLYRALDMEKIKEEDRARLVMFEKQYRHEHKREKYLKEAQEQRDRKKQASMEKICAKKQEKIMMGSEVVMVMLPEDLKPRERQCRNPAKPCMKHLEPLPDTASSSGHDPCRADQASMDKPCTQKQKVVVESEMGNEVQLEDAKPREHQRLLPARPRMKHPDPHTDTSSSHGHKACKVDQKQASVLRESAIQQKKSQGKIVLTEESKRREECVNDPERSDEKVLEPPQQDYQHQHRSTLPDNQCTELPALQSSLAKIYGHKGIRMDQKQGKKKQKSGML; translated from the exons ATGAAGCCCGACTACAACAGCCTGCATGACCCACACCTCCGCGATTACTATCACAGGAGGGACCTGAATGACAGGCTGAAGAAGGGCAACTTCATTACAGCAGACAACGAg GTGATATGCTCTTTGAAGGAGTACAATACTTATGAGGAGTACCTTGAACGCCTCAAGGCCGTTGCAGACAAAACTTACCATGATAAACAG AGTGGCAAGCTGAGAAAATTAATTGAGCTTCAGGACAAGGGCCTCATCCCAGAGAAATTAAGCCTTGTTGAAATGGAGGCTTTTCTGGAAAAAGATTCTCCAAGCCAGCCCCAGAGACGGGCTAAGGTAGAGGAGGACTGTGGGCAAAGCAAGGAGTGTCTCTACAGAGCACTG GACATGGAGAAGATCAAGGAGGAGGATCGTGCGAGACTGGTGATGTTTGAGAAGCAGTACCGGCATGAACATAAGAGGGAGAAGTACCTGAAAGAGGCCCAAGAGCAGAGGGACAGGAAG AAACAAGCTTCAATGGAGAAGATATGTGCCAAGAAACAGGAGAAAATCATGATGGGTTCTgaggtggtgatggtgatgctCCCTGAAGATCTTAAGCCAAGAGAACGTCAATGCCGAAACCCAGCGAAACCATGCATGAAGCACCTAGAGCCACTCCCTGACACAGCAAGCTCATCTGGACACGACCCATGCAGAGCTGATCAG GCTTCAATGGACAAGCCATGCACCCAGAAGCAGAAAGTTGTGGTGGAATCTGAGATGGGGAATGAGGTGCAGCTTGAGGATGCCAAGCCAAGGGAACACCAGCGACTACTGCCAGCGAGACCACGCATGAAGCACCCTGATCCACACACTGACACCTCAAGCTCACATGGACACAAGGCGTGTAAGGTGGACCAG AAACAAGCTTCAGTGCTGCGAGAATCTGCCATCCAGCAGAAAAAGTCCCAGGGGAAGATAGTACTTACTGAGGAATCCAAGAGAAGGGAGGAGTGTGTTAATGATCCTGAGCGCTCGGATGAGAAAGTTCTGGAACCACCACAGCAGGACTACCAGCACCAGCACCGGAGTACCCTGCCAGACAATCAATGCACCGAGCTTCCTGCTTTGCAATCTAGTCTCGCAAAAATATATGGACACAAGGGAATTAGAATGGATCAG AAACAAGgtaaaaagaagcaaaaaagtGGGATGCTTTAG
- the LOC118231737 gene encoding uncharacterized protein LOC118231737 isoform X3, which produces MNTLYKPPTDFLNKDPVPNMKPDYNSLHDPHLRDYYHRRDLNDRLKKGNFITADNEVICSLKEYNTYEEYLERLKAVADKTYHDKQSGKLRKLIELQDKGLIPEKLSLVEMEAFLEKDSPSQPQRRAKVEEDCGQSKECLYRALDMEKIKEEDRARLVMFEKQYRHEHKREKYLKEAQEQRDRKKQASMEKICAKKQEKIMMGSEVVMVMLPEDLKPRERQCRNPAKPCMKHLEPLPDTASSSGHDPCRADQASMDKPCTQKQKVVVESEMGNEVQLEDAKPREHQRLLPARPRMKHPDPHTDTSSSHGHKACKVDQKQASVLRESAIQQKKSQGKIVLTEESKRREECVNDPERSDEKVLEPPQQDYQHQHRSTLPDNQCTELPALQSSLAKIYGHKGIRMDQKQGKKKQKSGML; this is translated from the exons ATGAATACC CTGTACAAGCCTCCCACTGACTTCCTCAACAAAGATCCAGTACCGAATATGAAGCCCGACTACAACAGCCTGCATGACCCACACCTCCGCGATTACTATCACAGGAGGGACCTGAATGACAGGCTGAAGAAGGGCAACTTCATTACAGCAGACAACGAg GTGATATGCTCTTTGAAGGAGTACAATACTTATGAGGAGTACCTTGAACGCCTCAAGGCCGTTGCAGACAAAACTTACCATGATAAACAG AGTGGCAAGCTGAGAAAATTAATTGAGCTTCAGGACAAGGGCCTCATCCCAGAGAAATTAAGCCTTGTTGAAATGGAGGCTTTTCTGGAAAAAGATTCTCCAAGCCAGCCCCAGAGACGGGCTAAGGTAGAGGAGGACTGTGGGCAAAGCAAGGAGTGTCTCTACAGAGCACTG GACATGGAGAAGATCAAGGAGGAGGATCGTGCGAGACTGGTGATGTTTGAGAAGCAGTACCGGCATGAACATAAGAGGGAGAAGTACCTGAAAGAGGCCCAAGAGCAGAGGGACAGGAAG AAACAAGCTTCAATGGAGAAGATATGTGCCAAGAAACAGGAGAAAATCATGATGGGTTCTgaggtggtgatggtgatgctCCCTGAAGATCTTAAGCCAAGAGAACGTCAATGCCGAAACCCAGCGAAACCATGCATGAAGCACCTAGAGCCACTCCCTGACACAGCAAGCTCATCTGGACACGACCCATGCAGAGCTGATCAG GCTTCAATGGACAAGCCATGCACCCAGAAGCAGAAAGTTGTGGTGGAATCTGAGATGGGGAATGAGGTGCAGCTTGAGGATGCCAAGCCAAGGGAACACCAGCGACTACTGCCAGCGAGACCACGCATGAAGCACCCTGATCCACACACTGACACCTCAAGCTCACATGGACACAAGGCGTGTAAGGTGGACCAG AAACAAGCTTCAGTGCTGCGAGAATCTGCCATCCAGCAGAAAAAGTCCCAGGGGAAGATAGTACTTACTGAGGAATCCAAGAGAAGGGAGGAGTGTGTTAATGATCCTGAGCGCTCGGATGAGAAAGTTCTGGAACCACCACAGCAGGACTACCAGCACCAGCACCGGAGTACCCTGCCAGACAATCAATGCACCGAGCTTCCTGCTTTGCAATCTAGTCTCGCAAAAATATATGGACACAAGGGAATTAGAATGGATCAG AAACAAGgtaaaaagaagcaaaaaagtGGGATGCTTTAG
- the gsr gene encoding glutathione reductase, mitochondrial isoform X2, whose amino-acid sequence MWNTAVHAEFLHDHADYGFQGGNVQFSWPVIKNKRDAYLSRLNQIYRNNLDKAKIETIVGHAVFTDDPEPTVEVNGKKYRASHILIATGGRPIALSDKEVPGASLGITSDGFFELETLPKRTVVVGAGYIAVEMAGILSTLGSVTSLIIRQGTVLRSFDSLISSNCTKELEKSGIELWKNTQVKSVSKTEKGLEVTLVTRDPEKGEEEKTSTIGEVDCLLWAIGREPSADGLNLKNVGVKQDEKGHILVDEFQNTSRQGIYAVGDVCGKALLTPVAIAAGRKLAHRLFEGKADSKVDYSNIPTVVFSHPPIGTVGLTEEEAIQKEGKENVKTYKTSFTPMYHAITTRKTQCVMKLVCVGKDEKVVGLHMQGLGCDEMLQGFAVAIKMGATKADFDGTIAIHPTSSEELVTLR is encoded by the exons TGTTATTAAGAATAAAAGGGATGCATACCTTAGCCGTCTGAATCAGATTTATCGGAATAATCTTGACAAG GCAAAGATTGAAACGATTGTTGGCCATGCAGTGTTCACGGATGACCCCGAGCCTACCGTGGAGGTAAATGGCAAGAAATACAGGGCTTCACACATCCTCATCGCCACTGGGGGGCGCCCTATCGCTCTCAGTGACAAAGAGGTGCCAG GAGCGAGCCTTGGAATCACCAGTGATGGGTTTTTTGAGCTCGAAACCCTGCCAAA GCGTACTGTCGTCGTGGGAGCGGGGTATATTGCTGTGGAGATGGCGGGCATCCTCTCCACACTGGGGTCTGTGACCTCTCTCATTATCCGGCAGGGCACG GTGCTGAGAAGCTTTGACTCTTTGATAAGTTCCAATTGCACTAAAGAACTAGAAAAGTCTGGCATAGAGTTATGGAAGAACACTCAG GTGAAGTCTGTGAGTAAGACAGAGAAGGGCCTGGAGGTGACGCTGGTCACCAGGGACccggagaagggggaggaggagaaaactAGCACCATTGGGGAGGTCGACTGCCTGCTGTGGGCCATCGGCCGTGAGCCAAGCGCCGACGGTCTCAACCTCAAGAACGTG GGCGTCAAACAGGATGAGAAGGGGCACATTCTTGTGGACGAGTTCCAGAACACCAGTCGCCAGGGCATCTATGCCGTGGGGGATGTCTGCGGCAAAGCCCTCCTTACACCTG ttGCCATTGCTGCGGGCAGGAAGCTAGCACACAGGCTGTTTGAGGGGAAAGCGGATTCCAAAGTGGACTACAGCAACATTCCCACCGTGGTGTTCAGTCACCCTCCCATCGGCACCGTGGGGCTCACGGAAG AGGAGGCCATCCAGAAGGAAGGCAAGGAGAACGTCAAGACGTACAAGACGTCCTTCACACCCATGTACCACGCCATCACCACCCGGAAAACCCAGTGTGTCATGAAGCTGGTGTGCGTGGGCAAAGATGAGAAG GTGGTAGGGCTTCACATGCAAGGCCTTGGCTGTGATGAGATGCTTCAGGGCTTCGCTGTGGCTATCAAGATGGGCGCGACCAAGGCCGACTTCGACGGGACCATTGCCATCCACCCCACGTCCTCCGAAGAGCTGGTTACCCTGCGCTAG